Below is a genomic region from Trichoderma asperellum chromosome 2, complete sequence.
ATAATGTATTTTTAGCATCTGTATACCTGCAGGACAATCTTAtatagaagagaaagaaagaaaaaaagagaaaaaaaaaaaggtgtaAAGGATATAAAAATCTGCCCGTATACCTCAAATTTCAGTTCTTTTCCAGGTAGACATTGTTACAAATACCCCCAAATACATCCAAAGCATGATATAGGTATTCTTGCACATTGTTGATCCTGGCGGCCAAGTCTTGGCCTAAAGGAAGCGCCCTTTCTGCTTCGTGACCTTTACCAACGCCTTCTCCTACGACAACATCATAGACAGCTTTCATAGCTTTATCTTTATCTCCATTAGGCGTAAAATTTCCAGTAGACATCATATCCATTATCTTTTCCGACAATGATCCTTTATAGTCCTCCGGCGGTGGGTTTTTACCCAGTACCGTGGCATTACCCATACCCGTATTGAAGGTCCCAAGAAGCACGGTTAACACTCGAACATTGAATGCCTCAACTTCTTTTGCAAGTGCTTTTGACATACCTATATGGTTATTAGCacattaatatttaattcttAGCTcagaagaaaataacttTGCATACAGTCTAATGCGCCTTTGCCGGCCGCA
It encodes:
- a CDS encoding uncharacterized protein (EggNog:ENOG41), translating into MSSGAALESNPSMGAYAAGKGALDCMSKALAKEVEAFNVRVLTVLLGTFNTGMGNATVLGKNPPPEDYKGSLSEKIMDMMSTGNFTPNGDKDKAMKAVYDVVVGEGVGKGHEAERALPLGQDLAARINNVQEYLYHALDVFGGICNNVYLEKN